The genomic interval AACTTTGACAAAACCACGAGATGCATCAATGATTAAAACGGGTTCTCCAACTGGACGATTTTTCTTCAAAACCATCACGATGACTGGAATACCCGTATTGGTAAACATTCCGCTCGGCAAGCCAATGATGGTATCAATTTGATTTTTCTCTAAAAGTCTTTGACGAATATCACCTTCTGAGCCACCTCTAAAAAGCACACCATGAGGCAAGACAATCGCCATTGTACCATTTGTTCCCAAGTGGAAAAGGCCATGCAAAAGAAAGGCAAAGTCTCCCTTAGAATCAGGCGGTAATGTCCCTGCAATCTCAAAGCGAGGGTCACTAACTTTTAAGCCAGCTTTATTCCAATCCTTGAGTGAGTATGGTGGGTTATAACAACCGCATCAAACTGTACCCCAACATTTGCTTGACTCGGATCTTCAGGCCAGTCATGAGATAGAGTATCCGCATTTCTTACCGTCATCTTTTCTGGACGTACCCCATGTAAGAGCAAGTTCATACGTGTCAGGTTATAAGTGGCTGTATTTTTTTCTTGACCATAGTAAGATAAATCTTTTTGCACTTCTTTGCTCAGATGTTTTCCCACAGTTAATAAAAGTGAACCAGAACCAACGGTTGGGTCATAGATAGATTGGATATTTGAGTTCTTAGCTGCAATTTGCGCCATTATTTCTGAAACTTGTCTTGGCGTATAGAATTCTCCGGCCTTTTTCCCTGATTCCATGGCAAACTGACCAATCAGATATTCGTATGCATCACCGAGCACATCGCTCTTTTGCAAAGCAACCATATCAAGGTCAGCAAATAGATTGATTAAGGCTTTAATACTTTTGTTACGCTCATTTAAGTTGCTACCCAAAGCAGTATCAGTCAAGTCTAAAGTCGAACTTGAGAAAAGACCTTTAAAATCATCGGAGTCACCTGTTACGGCAATAGTCTTTTCGAAATTATTTAAACTATCCGTTACTTTTTGAACTTCAAAATCTCCTGTGTTGATATCTTTTA from Lactococcus lactis carries:
- a CDS encoding HsdM family class I SAM-dependent methyltransferase; this encodes MITSGEIKSRLWDGATELRGSMDASRYKDYMLGLMFYKFLSDKTLETFRNTAGLGRISESELVEEYTQNREELGEELDKMIQQALGYFVAPEYLYQKWIKDINTGDFEVQKVTDSLNNFEKTIAVTGDSDDFKGLFSSSTLDLTDTALGSNLNERNKSIKALINLFADLDMVALQKSDVLGDAYEYLIGQFAMESGKKAGEFYTPRQVSEIMAQIAAKNSNIQSIYDPTVGSGSLLLTVGKHLSKEVQKDLSYYGQEKNTATYNLTRMNLLLHGVRPEKMTVRNADTLSHDWPEDPSQANVGVQFDAVVITHHTHSRIGIKLA